The genomic stretch CTTCTCGCTTGGTGGATGAGTTTGCCTTGCCTCCCATCGCTGATTTTGAAAGCCTGATTACTGATCGCACCAAAGCGATTATGATTTGCAACCCAGGTAATCCAACCGGATACTTATATACCCGTGAAGAACTTGAACAGCTGAAAGAGCTTGCCCTAAAGCATGACCTTTACCTTATTGCTGACGAAGTTTATCGTGAATTTGCTTACGATGATGCTGAGCATATTTCTATTCTTAGCCTTGACGGCTTAGAAGAACACGCTATCGTGATTGACTCTGTGTCTAAACGATACAGCATGTGCGGAGCTCGTATTGGCGCCATTGTATCGCGCAACAAGCAAGTAATGGCTACCGCTATGAAATTTGCGCAAGCAAGATTGAGCCCTCCTACTTTGGCCCAAATAGCTTCCGAAGCTGCTTTGACTACCGGACCTGAGTACTTTACCAATGTTCGCGAAGAGTATGTGAAGAGACGGGACATTTTAGTTGATGGACTGAACAGCATTGAGGGAGTTTATTGCCCAAAACCAAAAGGAGCATTTTATGCAGTAGCATCACTACCTGTAGATAGTGCTGAGCGGTTTGCACAATGGCTTCTTTCTACTTTCGAAAAAGATGGTCACACTGTAATGATTGCTCCTGCTGAAGGCTTTTACGCCACTCCAGGCATGGGACTAAATCAAGTGCGATTGGCTTATGTATTAAATCAAGATGCACTAAAAGCTTCAGTAGAAATTATTAGAGAAGCACTTAGAGAATACCCAGGATCTTTATTACATGAATGAAAAAAGGATACTAAAGGATCTCTCACTAAAGGGATTTAACACCTTTGGTGTAGAGGCTCGAGCCAAATATTTTTTTGAAGCCATCACCGTAGATGACCTTCTCTGGATTATCCATCAGGAGGAATTTAAAGGAAAGAAAATGATTTTGGGTGGAGGAAGCAATATGCTCCTCACCCAAGATTTTGATGGTCTTATCATTAAAATTTCCTTTAAGGAAAAATGGATCGAGAAAAGTCATGATGACTATACTTTAGTATCGGTAATGGCGGGTGAAAACTGGCACCAGTTTGTGCAGTGGACCATCGAGCAAGGCTTAGGCGGGTTAGAAAATCTATCGCTAATTCCTGGTAATGTTGGCACCGCTCCTGTTCAAAATATTGGAGCCTATGGCGTGGAGGTGAAGGACACTTTCCACCACCTGGAAGCTCTAAATATGGAGACCGGGGAGTTTGAAATTTTTAGAGCAGAGGATTGCAATTTTGGCTATCGCCAATCTTATTTTAAAGAAGGAGGAAAAAATAAGTACATCATTATTAGAGTCTTCTTTTGCCTCACTCATACTAATCATGTACTTAATACCAAGTATGGCGCTATAGAGGCTGAATTGGAAAGAATGGGCGAAGAGCCTAGTATTCAATCTATTTCAAAAGCAGTGTGCAACATTCGCAGCAGCAAGCTACCAGACCCAGTTTT from Owenweeksia hongkongensis DSM 17368 encodes the following:
- a CDS encoding pyridoxal phosphate-dependent aminotransferase, yielding MPAISIKGLTMPESPIRKLVPFAEGAKAKGREVYHLNIGQPDIETPPAAFDAIKNSSLKVLEYSHSAGFPSYRLGLVDYYAKVGIDITEDDLIVTTGGSEAILFALNSIADPDDEIIIPEPFYANYNGFGISAGVSVVPVTSRLVDEFALPPIADFESLITDRTKAIMICNPGNPTGYLYTREELEQLKELALKHDLYLIADEVYREFAYDDAEHISILSLDGLEEHAIVIDSVSKRYSMCGARIGAIVSRNKQVMATAMKFAQARLSPPTLAQIASEAALTTGPEYFTNVREEYVKRRDILVDGLNSIEGVYCPKPKGAFYAVASLPVDSAERFAQWLLSTFEKDGHTVMIAPAEGFYATPGMGLNQVRLAYVLNQDALKASVEIIREALREYPGSLLHE
- the murB gene encoding UDP-N-acetylmuramate dehydrogenase, translated to MNEKRILKDLSLKGFNTFGVEARAKYFFEAITVDDLLWIIHQEEFKGKKMILGGGSNMLLTQDFDGLIIKISFKEKWIEKSHDDYTLVSVMAGENWHQFVQWTIEQGLGGLENLSLIPGNVGTAPVQNIGAYGVEVKDTFHHLEALNMETGEFEIFRAEDCNFGYRQSYFKEGGKNKYIIIRVFFCLTHTNHVLNTKYGAIEAELERMGEEPSIQSISKAVCNIRSSKLPDPVLLGNSGSFFKNPVVPNAAYEKLKAEFPDIVAYPAGNGYTKLAAGWLIEKAGWKGFRRGDAAVHEKQALVLVNHGKASGKEIEALATEIKESIKRTFAVNLEEEINLI